From Solibacillus sp. FSL W7-1464:
CTCATATGAAAGTTTACTCGTACCTTTTACTTCATCGATAAAAGCATTGACACCTTCAGCATACCATTCAAGAATTTGTTTTGACTGTGCATCATAATCATCCCATGATAACTCCGCGGCATGTCGTAAACTGAATGTACGGAAATACTTATCCGTATTTACTGCCGATGCCCCAACGACTTCCGCCAATGTACCACTTGCTTGGCGGCGCGCCATATCCATTTGGAAAAGACGATCCTGTGCCTGTACATAGCCTTGTGCACGGTAAAGATCTGCATCAGACTTGGCCACAATATGCGGAACCCCCACAGCGTCTCGCGTAACTTCTACGTCATCATCTAAAATGGCTACAGTGAGCTCACCTTCAATGACTGGTTTAGAATTCGCTACATATAAATGCACCCCTGCCGCTGCTGCACCGCCTGCAATAATTAAAATCCCGACTGTCCAAATGACAATGCTAATAAACTTACGCCCTTTTGACCTTTTCGCCTGTTGTGCCGTAAATCCACCTCTTCTTCTCGTTTTTTACAAAGCTTATCATGCTCTGAAAGTTCAATTTCTATTAGTCTATTCATCTACACTGTTTTTTAATTTTAAAATGATAGGGCAATGGTCACTACCTAAAATTTCTGAATGTATTGATGCTTCTTCAACTTTTCCAACAAGACGGTCAGAAATAATAAAGTAGTCGATGCGCCAGCCGATATTTCGCTCACGAACTTTCGCCATATAACTCCACCATGTAAAATGGTCGGTTGCGTCCGGATGGAAGTGACGAAACGTATCTGTAAATCCACTTGAAAGCAAATCTGTCATTTTCCCGCGCTCTTCATATGTAAATCCGGAATTTCCAATATTGGATTTCACATTTTTAATATCCCGTTCGCTATGTGCAACATTTAAATCTCCACAATAAATGACAGGTTTTTTCGAATCAAGTTCCTTTAAGTACAGCGCCATGCGGTCTTCCCAAAGCAGTCGCTCTTCCAAGCGAGTTAAATCTCTCTTTGCATTTGGTGTGTATGTATTGACTAAATAAAAGTTTTCATACTCCAATGTAAGAATGCGTCCTTCATCTGCCGCAATTTCGTTTTCTATGCCGTAGTATACCGCTAACGGTTC
This genomic window contains:
- a CDS encoding exodeoxyribonuclease III; protein product: MKLISWNVNGIRACVNKGFLDYFHEMDADFFCIQETKCQEEQIDLQLEGYYQYWHSAVKKGYSGTAVFTKHEPLAVYYGIENEIAADEGRILTLEYENFYLVNTYTPNAKRDLTRLEERLLWEDRMALYLKELDSKKPVIYCGDLNVAHSERDIKNVKSNIGNSGFTYEERGKMTDLLSSGFTDTFRHFHPDATDHFTWWSYMAKVRERNIGWRIDYFIISDRLVGKVEEASIHSEILGSDHCPIILKLKNSVDE